The genomic region GAGAGAGAGAATAATGGTAAAAAAGTTATTTATAGTTTTAACACTTTTATTAACAGTACCTTTTACAGTTTATGCACAAACTGGGGATTTGTGGCAAACAAAAGGGAATGCTGTAGTAAGAGAATCACCCAGTACTCAGGGGGCTCCTATTCATTATCTTAAGCAAGGGGTGGTTGTTACAGAAATAGAAAAACAAAACAATTGGTTAAAAATAAAAACTCAATCTGGGGTGGAAGGTTGGGTACATTCATCTTTGTTAGCCCCTGTAACAAAAGAACAAATGTCTCAATGTGAAGGGGTTAAGGGATTTTCTGCTGCCTGTCCTGTTAATAGAAAAGTGGAAATTAACAAGGGAGAATCTGTCTCCGTAAATTCTACAAAGCCTCAGGCACTTCCATTTGGCAACTTAAATAACATACCGCAGGCAGCTCAAAAACAGGAAAATGCTCCTTTAGATAGCATAACACTACCAAACAATATTCCGGTGGAACAAGCATCTGGGGTAGTTACCTCTTCATCTTTACAGTCTTTGCAAAACAAGAACAGCCAATCTCCATCTTCTCCTGTTTTTCTTCTTGAAAATGCTCCTGAGTTTGCGTCTCAAGAATTAATGGGAGAAATTTCGGGGACAAGTTTCATAGTGGGACCTGAAAAAGCAACTGCTGTTAAGATGTCATCTTCGGATATAAACAGAGTAGTTTGCCCTGTGGATATAAAAGATGTTGTTTATTCAGAAGAAAAAGGAATACAGGTAAAAATTTCAGGTAAAAATGCTTTTGTGAAGTTTTTAATAAAGAAAATAGGGGCAAAACATGATTACTCTAATATACCAGTTGATATTTATGTGGTTTGTGGTGATAAGGTCTATTCCATTATTGCAGTACCAGATAAAATACCTGCTGTAACAGTTTATTTACAAGATAAAGAAATGAAAATCAAAGAAACAATGGACAAATATCAAGGCATGGCTTATGAAAAACAAATAGTTAATTACATAAAAGAATTTATGGCAGGTAGAGTTCCACCAGAAGCAGAAATGATTAGACAAAACAAAGAATACAACCTTTATCAGGACATAAAAATAAGAGAAGTTGCTTTATACACTCTGGAAGGAGTGGGGATGAACGTTAGAGTATTTCATGTAATTGCATCCAAAGCTGTTGAGATAAAAGAAAAAGATTTCCTAAGAAAAGAAATAACCGAATCTCCACTTGCTATAAGCCTTGATAGACTTAAACTTAATCCGGGTGAAAGGGCAACTTTACTCATTATAGAAAGTAAAAGGGGGTAACGAATATGGAAAAGAAACAAAATGTAAAAGACATAAAAACAAAATTGACTGAAAAGTTTAACAATCTCAGCCCGGAAAATAAAAGGAAAGTAATTATGATTCTTGTAATTATAGCAATTATTTTCGTAGGGACAATTGGATATATTTGGTCAAGAGGAGGAAATGTTCAACAGCGTGTAGTAGAGAACAGAGAAACAACAAAAGAAATTAAACTTGATTCTGGAATGCTTGAAAAAACTCAACTTGCTGAATCTCAGAGGAAAATAAGTGAACTTCAGGAAAAAGTAAACATGATATTAGAAGACAAAAAGAAAATGGAAGAAGAACTGAAAAAGAAAGAAGAACAGGAAAAACTTGAAAAAGAAAAAGAAAAACAGGCAAAAATGACACCACCGGCTTTTAATCCACCGCCCCCACATACTCCAATAGCTAATATGCCGCCAATTCCATCAGGGGAACCGGGGGTTATTAAAACACCAGAGCCACCAAAAGTTGAAACAATTGGAGGAATAGGCATGGTTAGTCAACAAATACAAGAAAAAAAAGAACCAGAGAAAAAACAAGACACAAAAAAAAAGTATTATTTACCAACTTCTTTTATGGAGGCGACCCTGCTTTCAGGCTTAGATGCACCAGCGATAAGCAAAGCGGAGGGAAATCCGATGCCAGCACTGTTCAGGATAAAAGCCCCAGCAGTACTACCCAACAAAGTAAAAGCAAATCTTAAAGGATGTTTTGTGATTGCAGAAGGACTTGGCTCTCTTGCAGACGAGAGGGCACATCTGAGGCTTGTATCCCTGAGCTGTATAGATAGAAAAGGAAATGCGGTTATAGACCAGAAGGTGAAAGGATTTGTAGTTGACAACGACGGCAAAATTGGACTTCGTGGTAGGGTTGTATCAAAGATGGGAGCTCACATAGTGAGGTCGTTGATTGCAGGACTTTTCGGTGGAATAGGACAGGTAGCGGGAACACAGGCATACACTTACAATGTTACAGGTTCAGGTACTATAACAACTCTGGATACAGGTAAGGCAGCACAGGCAGCAATTGGCGCAGGAGTACAGCAGGCGGCTCAGAGTATCCAGAAGTTTTATCTTGAACTTGCTCAGCAGACAATTCCCGTTATAGAGATACAGGCTACGAGGAATGTCACCCTTGTTATAAGTGAGGGCGTGGAGCTGGAAATCAAGGAATATAACTTGAAAGATTAATAAGAGGGAAGAAGATGAGAACGTCTCTCTACGAAGGAGAAAAAATCGTATATATCGCAAGGAAACACTGGATAGTTTATTTTTCAGCAATTTTAATAATGCTTATTGGTGTTGCTTTTACTTACTATTTTAAAGAGCCTTTAGCACTTATTGTGGGAGTAGTGGTATTAGTCTGGACTCATATTGAAAGAATAAGGCACTTATGGATAGTTACAGATCGCAGAGTTTTGCTTGAATACGGCGTATTTGCATTGAACACTAAAGAAACTCCTCTTGATAAGTTAAATAACATATCTATAAAAAGAGATATTTTAGGTATGATTTTTGGTTATGGAACTTTACTCATTCAGTCTGCGGCAGAGATGGGACTTACAGTAGCCCGCTGGATAGCCAAACCTGAACTTTTTGTTCAGGCGGTAGCTCAAGCACAAAACACAAACAAAATGGTAAATACAGAGAATTTTATGGAATGCCCTTATTGTAGAGAGATTATCAAAAAAGAAGCAGTCAAGTGTAGATTTTGCGGTAGCTTTCTTAAACAGGTGGAAGAACAAAAAAACTATAAATCTTCTCTAACAGCACAATCCTTAGAAGTTAAAAAAGAAAATGAGACAGAACCCGTTTTCCAAAAAAACGAAGAATTTTACAGTAATAATAAAAATATAGAAACAGAAAATCAGGATTTTTTTGCAAGAAAAACAGAAATATGGCGACCAAAAAAATCAGAATAACAAAAGAAATAAAGGAGGAAAACATGAAAAAATATTTAATTTTTTTAGTTTGTCTTTTACTGATGGGTGCTTATGGTTGTGCCTCAGTAGTGAACCCTTATAGTGAATCCTTTACTTGTCCTTTAATGGAAGAGGGGAAATGCGTACCTATAAAGGAAGCCTATAATGAATCATTGAAAGGATACACTTTAAAGCTTGAAGAAACCAAAGACGCAAAAAATTTAGCTAAAGAATATGACCCTGTGCAAGAAAGTTATAGAACAGCGTTATTTGATAAACTTACTAAATTACTCAGAGACCCAAAAACTCCAATATTAGCACCACCAAAAATTGTAAGAGTGATGATTCTTCCTTATCAAGATTCACAAGGTAAAGAATTTTATTCTACCAGATATATCTATCTAGTGGTTGAAGACCCTCAATGGATATTGCAAAATATCAATACCTTGCCATCCGAAGAATCAGAGCAATAAGGAGGGGATATAATGTTTGAAATAGGGGATAGAGATGATTTTATTTATCAAAAAAAACCACAAGAAGACACCATCTTCTATAAGATGGTGATGAATTGTGATATAATTATAACATGAGAGCTTTGAGGATAGAGCTAAACAAAATAGATGATAAAACTAAAACTATTCTTGGTTATCTTACATATCATGCTGGGAAACTTTGGAATGAGTGTAATTATCTCTTACATAATAAATTGGCTAAAGTAAATAAGTATGATATATACAATAAAATCAAAAATACTTCTATTCATAAAAAATCATTACATAGTAGAACAGCTCAAATTGTTATAGAAGAACTTGTCAGGGCTTGGAAAAACTTTTTTGACCACCTTAAAAATCCATCTAAATATCCTAACAAAGTAAAACCACCTAAATATGTGGATAAAACCGCTCCCCATAGAACTATAACCTACGATAAAACAGGTTTTAAGATAAAAGGAAATACAATCAGACTAAGTATTCCAAAAGATTTAAAAGAATATCTAAAAGAAAAGTTTGGCTTCACTGATGATTATATCTATATAAATACTGGTATAGATTTACAAAAACTAAACATAGTAAATATCCAAATAGTGCCTTATAAAGCCTATGGAAATATAACCTTTAGATTGAATATAATCTATGAAAAGGAAATAGAAGATACAAAAAATAAATACGATAAAGTAATGGCAATAGATTACGGAGTATCTAACTTTGCCACCATTGTAATAGAAAATGAGCCTATATCCTATATAGTAGATGGTGGAGGTTTTCAATCTATTTTACAAAAGTATCTCAAAAAATTAGCCAAATGGCAAAAGAAGAAAGATAATTTAAAAAATAAAGGACTACCATATAATAAAGTAGAAAAGGTGTTGCATAGAATACAGAAAAAGATAAACAACCTTATAAGAGATTACACTCATAAAGTTTCTAACTTAATAGTGAATTTAGCCAAAAAATACAATGTTTCAAAAATAGTAATTGGAGATATTCAAAAAGTTAAAAACAAAGAAAGTAACTTACCAGATTTACTAAATCAAATGTTAAGATTACTGCCATATGGTAAAGTATCTAATGCTTTGGAATATAAGGCAAAAGAGCATGGTATAGAAACTATACTAATCAACGAAGCATACACATCAGGTGTAGACAGCACTATTAATAGTGTTGTTTCTAAAGAAAACTATACACCTGATAGAAGAATAGAAAGGGAATTATTTAAATCATTAAATGGATTAATCAATGCCGATGTAAACGGAGCGAGAAACATACTAAAGAAATTCAAAAAGAGCTGGCATGATTTAATAAGTGGTTTAAAGCAAATTACAAGGTTAAGAGTTTTTGGAAAACTAAAAGGTAGCCCTGTGTTTGCTACATATAGGCAAATAGGGGTAGTAGGGTGTAGTGACCACCTGTATAGGATAAGGTGCATTAATAATGCACAAACTCCTATAGAAGCTACCACTTCTTAAAGTGGTAGTAGTTCACTCTGATTTTGAAAAACTTCCTTTAAATGTGAAAATTGCCATTTTAAAAAAGTTAAATCCCGAAAAAATTTCACAAAAACAAAAGTAATATATTTAACATGAAAACTATAAAAACCAAAAAGGGCAGGTGATTATCTTGAAAAAAATTGTAGCTATTATCCTAATTTTACTTTTTACTTCAGGAGGGGCAACAGCTGGCTGGCTGGATACATGGTTTGACCAGCATACCTCAACGGCTCCTAACTACTTTGAAGGGCAGAAGCGTGGTTATTTTACAGCAGGCTCTTTTAGTGCAAGAATTCCGACTTCTACTGATTACCTTGTAAGTATAGAGAAACCAAGACTTAAAGCAGGCTGTGGTGGTATTGACATATTCATGGGGGGATTCAGTTTTGTCAACTTTGATTATCTGGTTCAGAAACTTCAAAGACTTATTCAGGCAGCACCAATGGTAGCATTCCAGATAGCGTTGAACACTTTAAGCAGTACTCTTGGAACTGAAATTAAGGACGCTGAAAAAATTATTGATGCTTTAAACAGTCTTCAGTTAAATGAGTGTGCAGTAATGAAACCTTTTACTACAATAGACTTAACTAAAGATAATGTGGAATCTCAGTTTGTAGCGGCAAGTGAAGCTGCATTAAAAAGCACGGGATTTACCGATCTATGGAAAAATCTTATGGCTTTCGGGTCTAACGTTAAAACTCAATCACAGGACAAAGTCCCTGCAACTAATTTTATAGAAGGTTGTAGCACAGAACTTAATAACTTATTCTCAGGTAGCAGAAACGGAGTACTGGAATACTTCGGGCAGCGGTACGGAGATACTGATATTATTCCCTACATAAGAGCATTGGTTGGAGACGTCGTTATAAGAATAGATAACAATGAAACCGCAAGCGTTCACAAATATACACCTGGCTGTTCTGAATCAGTTTTTCAGGCTTTGAAGGAAGGAAAACTTTATAGAAAAAATAGCCCTGAAAGTGCCTGCGTTGAGGATACGTCACAATCTCTAAGGGATAAAGTTGCGGATATACTTGAGAGGGCTAAAAATTCAATAGCAAGCAGAACCAATCCTCCTCAGGGTTATCTTTCAATCGCTCAGACGTCTCCTATACCCGTTCAGTTAATGCTTAGATATGCGGTTCAATCTGGAGATCAGTCAGTTACTGCTGTCATTGCAGATCCTGTAGCAAAAGGACTTTTTATGCAAGCATATCTTGACATTTACAGCAAGCTACACAAAGCGGTTGGTGCTTTACAGGCAGTATCTGAAAAAACAAATGATCCAAATAAACCTGACAAACCCTGTAATTTCGCTCCGTTGTTACTCAGTCTTCTTGAAAAAATGGAAAGAAAAATGTGGGAAGGAGTAGATACGGTTGTGGGAATTTACAGAAACTCAATGGGCGAGGTGGAATCTACCCTCAAAGTTGCACAGGCGTTTGAATCTTTTCAAGATAAGGTTTATAATGAGCTGTCTCAGAAATACGGTAAATTTGTTGCTCACAGGGCTATATATGGTCAGTAAAATGCAAAGACAAAGTTTGATAAGTTTAATCTTTATATCCTTAATTTTAGTGCCCGGTGTGGTTCAGGCTGCCACATGGGAGTATATCACGTATGGTGGCTATGATGCAGCCGTAAAAGCATGGAAATTAGTTGCTTTAATCCTTAGTGATAGAAACTACAATGGATTAATTATCTCTGCGGCAGTTCTTGGTGCTATATGTATTTTTGTTGCTACTTATATCAAAATAGCAACTGGGGCAAAAACAGGGGGATTAAGCTGGGCTGTACCAGTTCTGGCTGGGTTAACACTGTATGCAGCACTGGTTGTCCCAAAAGACTCGCTTGTAATTTACGATGAAAAATTAAACAGAGGACCCTATCAGATAGATGGTATTCCAAGAGGTATAGCCACGCTGGCTGGAATTTTAAACAAGATAGAAATAGGAATGATTGAAATTTTCTCAACAAGCGTTGATCCTGCATCTGATTATAGACTTAACTCTGGAGGAACAGGCTGGGAAGTAATTGATTATGCAGACCCTGTAATGCTATCTGCAAATCTTAGGCAAACACTTTATAACTATATCAAGGACTGTGTTTTTGTTGAGCTGGCAAGACCGGGAACAATACTGGATGCAGATAAAATAGCAAGTGGAGAGCAGAAATACGATACAGTAATTAGTGAA from Thermodesulfovibrio sp. 3907-1M harbors:
- a CDS encoding type-F conjugative transfer system secretin TraK, producing the protein MVKKLFIVLTLLLTVPFTVYAQTGDLWQTKGNAVVRESPSTQGAPIHYLKQGVVVTEIEKQNNWLKIKTQSGVEGWVHSSLLAPVTKEQMSQCEGVKGFSAACPVNRKVEINKGESVSVNSTKPQALPFGNLNNIPQAAQKQENAPLDSITLPNNIPVEQASGVVTSSSLQSLQNKNSQSPSSPVFLLENAPEFASQELMGEISGTSFIVGPEKATAVKMSSSDINRVVCPVDIKDVVYSEEKGIQVKISGKNAFVKFLIKKIGAKHDYSNIPVDIYVVCGDKVYSIIAVPDKIPAVTVYLQDKEMKIKETMDKYQGMAYEKQIVNYIKEFMAGRVPPEAEMIRQNKEYNLYQDIKIREVALYTLEGVGMNVRVFHVIASKAVEIKEKDFLRKEITESPLAISLDRLKLNPGERATLLIIESKRG
- a CDS encoding TraB/VirB10 family protein, yielding MEKKQNVKDIKTKLTEKFNNLSPENKRKVIMILVIIAIIFVGTIGYIWSRGGNVQQRVVENRETTKEIKLDSGMLEKTQLAESQRKISELQEKVNMILEDKKKMEEELKKKEEQEKLEKEKEKQAKMTPPAFNPPPPHTPIANMPPIPSGEPGVIKTPEPPKVETIGGIGMVSQQIQEKKEPEKKQDTKKKYYLPTSFMEATLLSGLDAPAISKAEGNPMPALFRIKAPAVLPNKVKANLKGCFVIAEGLGSLADERAHLRLVSLSCIDRKGNAVIDQKVKGFVVDNDGKIGLRGRVVSKMGAHIVRSLIAGLFGGIGQVAGTQAYTYNVTGSGTITTLDTGKAAQAAIGAGVQQAAQSIQKFYLELAQQTIPVIEIQATRNVTLVISEGVELEIKEYNLKD
- a CDS encoding PH domain-containing protein, which codes for MRTSLYEGEKIVYIARKHWIVYFSAILIMLIGVAFTYYFKEPLALIVGVVVLVWTHIERIRHLWIVTDRRVLLEYGVFALNTKETPLDKLNNISIKRDILGMIFGYGTLLIQSAAEMGLTVARWIAKPELFVQAVAQAQNTNKMVNTENFMECPYCREIIKKEAVKCRFCGSFLKQVEEQKNYKSSLTAQSLEVKKENETEPVFQKNEEFYSNNKNIETENQDFFARKTEIWRPKKSE
- a CDS encoding TraV family lipoprotein, which produces MKKYLIFLVCLLLMGAYGCASVVNPYSESFTCPLMEEGKCVPIKEAYNESLKGYTLKLEETKDAKNLAKEYDPVQESYRTALFDKLTKLLRDPKTPILAPPKIVRVMILPYQDSQGKEFYSTRYIYLVVEDPQWILQNINTLPSEESEQ
- a CDS encoding transposase, encoding MRALRIELNKIDDKTKTILGYLTYHAGKLWNECNYLLHNKLAKVNKYDIYNKIKNTSIHKKSLHSRTAQIVIEELVRAWKNFFDHLKNPSKYPNKVKPPKYVDKTAPHRTITYDKTGFKIKGNTIRLSIPKDLKEYLKEKFGFTDDYIYINTGIDLQKLNIVNIQIVPYKAYGNITFRLNIIYEKEIEDTKNKYDKVMAIDYGVSNFATIVIENEPISYIVDGGGFQSILQKYLKKLAKWQKKKDNLKNKGLPYNKVEKVLHRIQKKINNLIRDYTHKVSNLIVNLAKKYNVSKIVIGDIQKVKNKESNLPDLLNQMLRLLPYGKVSNALEYKAKEHGIETILINEAYTSGVDSTINSVVSKENYTPDRRIERELFKSLNGLINADVNGARNILKKFKKSWHDLISGLKQITRLRVFGKLKGSPVFATYRQIGVVGCSDHLYRIRCINNAQTPIEATTS
- a CDS encoding conjugal transfer protein TraH, with amino-acid sequence MKKIVAIILILLFTSGGATAGWLDTWFDQHTSTAPNYFEGQKRGYFTAGSFSARIPTSTDYLVSIEKPRLKAGCGGIDIFMGGFSFVNFDYLVQKLQRLIQAAPMVAFQIALNTLSSTLGTEIKDAEKIIDALNSLQLNECAVMKPFTTIDLTKDNVESQFVAASEAALKSTGFTDLWKNLMAFGSNVKTQSQDKVPATNFIEGCSTELNNLFSGSRNGVLEYFGQRYGDTDIIPYIRALVGDVVIRIDNNETASVHKYTPGCSESVFQALKEGKLYRKNSPESACVEDTSQSLRDKVADILERAKNSIASRTNPPQGYLSIAQTSPIPVQLMLRYAVQSGDQSVTAVIADPVAKGLFMQAYLDIYSKLHKAVGALQAVSEKTNDPNKPDKPCNFAPLLLSLLEKMERKMWEGVDTVVGIYRNSMGEVESTLKVAQAFESFQDKVYNELSQKYGKFVAHRAIYGQ